tgggatagcttgatcttggtttcagataaagctcggcacaacatcgtgggccgaggggcctgttctgtgctgtactgtcctatgttcaataacctttgatgtggcacctcatcaaatgtcttctggaaatctaagtacagcgcatccaccggtttccctttatccaattcccgatggggaattttagaaaattgaacaacacaccaactatctcactctgttaagacccgagaatgaagcccagcaggacccgaggactcatcagcccacagctccaacagtttgctgaggaccacttccctgggaattgtgctttttcagagttcatcccacacttctgttttctgatttccagctgtttctgagttttaactgtatcctctattgtgaacaccgaggcaaaatacttgttcaattcatctcccaactccttatttttcattatcaattcctggactcactttctattagacagtaaAGAAATGAGGtcaagcaagtgactgaagtgtcagtcagggagcactattgggagcaccaatagtttcaaaatagttctggaaaaagataggacaggtccacaggtcaaggccctaaactggagcagggccacttttgtgggcattaggcaggatccaGCAGATGTCAATTAGGtgagtttgaagggaaaggaatgactggcaaatgggaggttttaaaagtgtgatatcaagagtccaggggcagtatattcctgttaagatgcagggaaagaatggtaaatttagggatctctggcagacaagggacattgaggctctggtcaggtaaaagaaggaagcatacattgggtttaggcaatcggggacaagtgaatcactctgactataaaaagtgtaagaaaatactgaagatggaaatcaggaggacaaaaagagggtatgatatggatctggcaggtaagattaaagaaaattccaagaggttctatagctatattaagagtaaaagggtggctagagagagaatagatccccttaaaaatcagtatggccatctgtgtgtggagccacaggagatgggtgagatttttaatgaatacttctcctctgtgtttactgcggagagcaccatgggtgcgaaagaaataagggaaacaagtggtgatgtcttgggcacacgcatgttacctgggaggaggtatctgcagccttataaaagcaaattactgcggatgctggaatctgaaaccaagagagaaaatgctggaaaatctcagcaggtctggcagcatctgtaaggagagaaaagagctgatgtttcttgtctcgatgaccctttgtcaaagctctgaaacatcagttcttttctctccatccagatgctgccagacctgctgagaatggggagagagtgtgtgggatggagatttacagcttttggggaatgagagaggaaagaatgttccatagaaattgtctgttctgaatttctatcctgtactgacactgatgacttttggaaacttattttccaggatattgaaagaggaatcacaggccgaaatctcaaacatcacgtctcgatctgacagagtcatattccttgggacctcaatatcatcggactttgaatccagaatgagaaatgattgtccagtctgtcgatttgaaaagatttgaaatgtcagtgtgagtgaaaaagcatcgacacactgccacacttgagtgagagtgttccaatgcactgactaaagagctttaaccagttacacagtctgaataaatatcacaccattcacagcgggtagagactgtaatcttgttctgtgtgtggacgaaatttcaactaattgtccacccaagagagaggcaaggacgcctgcaccatggagaaaccatggaaatgtgtggactgtgggaaaagatacagagccccatctctgctggcagctcatcgacgcagccacactggggagagaccattcacctgctctcagtgtgagaagggattcattcggttatctaccctgcagacacacgagcgagttcacactggggagaggccattcacctgctctcaatgtgggaaggaattcactcagttatccagcctgcagacacaccagcgagttcacactggggataggctgttcacctgctctcagtgtgggaagggattcacttgttcatctaacttgcggacacaccagcgcgttcacactggggagaggccattcacctgctctcagtgtgggaagggattcactcagttatccgccctgcggagacaccagcaagttcacacaggggagagaccgttcacctgctctcagtgtgagaagggattcactcagttatccagcctgcagagacaccagcgagttcacactggggagaggccgttcacctgctctcagtgtgggaagggattcactcagttatccagcctgcagacacaccagcgagttcacactggggagagaccattcacctgctctcagtgtgggaagggtttccgagtttcatcccagctgctgagacaccagcaagttcacgagtgatgacaggggttggattctgctgttattgtttctgctctcagctgcatccaggactgcattttgttcattctcacagttggtcaatgggaagggtcagagggtttctttctactggactggccggtctcagcctccagtgggctgatgctctttgaacctttttgtgaatacctggtttcaaatgtgacaaggatcacagagtgacagggtgttcggaagtttagagatatttcgTCAGAAGAAAATGGAGGTTGGCATTGCAAAGGTacctttctgaatggagggctgtgacaagtgacattcctcagggatcagtgctgggacttttgctgtttgtaatatatataaatgatttggaagaaaatgtaactggtttgattggtaagtttgtggatgacacaaaggttggtggaattgcggatagcaatggggatttgtgagagggaggtcatgcctcactaaccaggtggagttttttgaagaagtgactagaatggttgacgaaggaagggccgtggatgtcgtctttatggactttagtaaagcgtttgacaaagtccctcatggtaggttggtgccaaaggttggatctcatgggataaagggggaggtggctagctgggtggagaactggcttggtcacagaagacagagggtggtagtggaagggtctttttccggctggatgcctgtgactagtggtgttccgcagggctctgtaatgggacctctgctgtttgtgatttatacaaacgatctggaagaaggtgtaactggggtgatcagtaagtttgcggacgacacaaaaatggctggacttgcagatagtgaggagcattgtcagaggctacagaaggatatagataggctggaaatttgggaaaagaaatggcagatggagttcaatccagatgaatgcgaagtgatgcattttggtagaactaacgtagggggggagctatgcgataaatggcagaaccataaagggtgtagatacgcagagggacctggatgtgcaagtccacagatccttgaaggtgacggcacaggtggagaaggtggtgaagaaggcatatggcatgcttgcctttataggacggggcatagagtataaaagttggggtctgatgttgcagttgtatagaacgttggttcggccgcatttggaatactgcgcccagttgtggttgccacactaccagaaggacgtggaggcttttgagagagtgcagaggaggtttaccaggatgctgcctggtatggaagggcttagttatgaggagagattgggaaaactggggttgttctcactggaaagacggaggatgaggggtgacctaatagaggtgtataaaattatgaaaggcataggtaggtTGAACGatgggaatctttttcccaggtcggtggtgacgttcacgaggggtcataggttcaaggtgaggcgggggggaggtttaacacagatatcagaaggacgtattttacacagagggtggtgggggcctggaatgcactgccgggcaaggtggtggaggcggacacactgggaacgtttaagacttatcgagatagccacatgaacggagtgggaatggagggatacaaaagaatggtctagtttgggcttggagggctgaagggcctgttcctgtgctgcattgttctttgtttctttgttttgtttctttgggactggcagaggatacagcaggatatagatcagttggagacttgggtggagagttggcagatgaagtttaatccagacaaatgtgaggtaatgcattttggaaggtctaatacagatgggaaatatacagtaaatggcagaacccttaagagtattcataggcagagggatctgggtgtacaggtacacaggtcattgaaagtggcaatgcaggtggagaagataatcaagaaggcatacggcatgcttgccttcatcggccagggcattgagtttaaaaattggcaagtctgttgcagctttatagaaccttagtcagaccgcacttggaatatagtgttcaattctggtgaccacactaccagaaggatgtgggggctttggagagggtccggaaaatatttatcaggatgttgtctggtgtggagggcattagctatgaggagaggttggagaaacttggtttgttctcactggaacgacggaggttgagtggggcgacctgatagaagtctacaagattatgaggggcatggacagagtggataatcagaagctttttcccagggtggaagagtcaattactcggggcataagtttaaggtgcgaggggcaaggtttaaaggagatgtacaaggcacgttttttatacagagggtggtgggtgcctggaactcgttgccggggaaggtagtggacgcagatacgatagtgacttttcagatgcgtcttgacaaatatatgaatagcataggaatagagggatatggtccccggaaaggtagggggttttagttcagacgggcagcatggttgctccaggcttggagggccaaagggcttgtttctgtgctgtaattttctttgttcttcgttctgtttggaacatcccaaatgcccatccaatttcctttttaattgttcatTGTCTctccttcctccaccctcgtaggcagcgagtttcaggtcattaccattcgctgcatcagaatattcttcctcacatctcaacccccccctcccgacccttgcatctctgacccaaaacaagaaatctgtgtcccccctcgtccttgtcccttcagctaatgggaacagcttttctttgtccaccttatctaaacctgtcagaaacttgtccacctccatcaaatctcccctcaacctcctttgctccaaggagaacagccccagcctgacatcgacaataaagaacaaactaacagaatatgttactgtctgaaatcaaatgggaatgtttaatttctgttttaaagatattgtgaatatattgtcctggacaataaaggaattggaataactcaccttgggagtggttgaatggaatatatcaatctgatatccacctacagtctcgtgaaagtctggaatatgcagctggaagtcccttcctaacagcactgtgggtggacgtatacctcaggcattgcagcagttcaagaaggggttggggttgaccatggccaaggcagctacatacagtcacatattctgttataattgaaggggcggcacggtagtacagtggttagcactgctgcttcacagctccagggacccgggtttgattcccagcttgggtcactgtctgtgtggcgattgcacattctcctcatgtcccctcgtgtctgggtgctccggtttcctcccacagtccaaagatgtgtgggttaggttgattggctatgctaaaattgccccttagtgtcctgggatgcatagattggagggattagcgggtaaaatatgtagggatatgggggtagggcctgggtgggattgtggttggtgcagactcgatgggccgaatggcctctttctgtactgtagggtttctatgactgcagattgaatgtgaggcattgtgggactggactatcttgaccatattcctgtgactgcccggaaactcgtgtctattttagtttataattgaggatttctgggaataagttaaatgtggaaatattaagcatagcctggaggaatttggaataactgagcattttatccccagataaagaacaaagattttgccggtgtttgggtgtaacgtgtttgggattttaaatcaacaaacatgttgcctctaaaatcagtccttgtaagttggcttaaaaaaggttaagttacaatgaaggatcttgtatcttattttaatcaaggagttgtgagcttgtagtgctctgtcactttaagaagctatagctgggagagagaatgctgaggattctttgtttgaaatttacgagctgtgagaatctgtgtgttttgtttgtttcatgtggatgtttgtagacgtgttttatcattgttttgggctacatttgttaaggtttatctttctgggaaATTAACCTGATCTTGAGTCTTTAATTgaaggcatttttggaagtttaaaaacaggatcacaagaacgcttaagtaattTTGATTatattgttgtaaagcacatactaagtttctctgtttgtgtgtggatgatatttgtgggttgaacgcttcaagctttgaggttttctgtctgtgatttaaatcaaacagatttttaaaaaaggaagtgtgattcataaaactttttttgttcagaagttatgaacctggagccatatttactgtaagaagtttaacaacaccaggttaaagtccaacaggtttatttggtagcaaaagccacacaagctttcggagctgcaagccccttcttcaggtgagtgggaattctgttcacaaacagagcatataaagacacaaactcaatttacatgaataatggttggaatgcgaatacttacaactaatcaagtctttaagaaacaaaacagcatgagtggagagagcatcaagacaggctaaaaagatgtgtattgtctccagacaagacagccagtgaaactctggggggggttacaaatagtgggacatgaacccaatatcccggttgaggccatcctcgtgtgtgtggaacttggctatcagtttctgctaagcgactctgcgccgtcgtgtgtcgcgaaggccgccttgagaacgcttacccgaatatcagaggccgaatgcccgtgaccgctgaagtgctccccaacaggaagagaacagtcttgcctggtgattgtcgagcggtgttcattcatccgttgtcgcagcgtctgcatagtttccccaatataccatgcctcgggacatcctttcttgcagcgtatcaggtagacaacgttggccgagttgcaagagtatgtaccgtgtacctggtggatggtgttctcacgtgagatgatggcatctgtgtcgatgatccggcacgtcttgcagaggttgctgtggcagggttgtgtggtgtcatggtcactgttctcctgaaggctgggtagtttgctgcggacaatggtctgtttgaggttgtgcggttgtttgaaggcaagaagtggggatggccttggcgagatattcgtcttcatcaatgacatgttgaaggctccggaggagatgccgtagcttctccgctccggggaagtactggacgacgaagggtactctgtccactgtgtcccgtgtttgtcttctgaggaggtcggtgcggtttttcgctgtggcgcgttggaactgttgatcaatgagtcgagcgccatatcctgttcttatgagggcatctttcagcgtctggaggtgtctgttgcgatcctcctcatccgagcagatcctgtgtatacggagggcttgtccgtagggaatggcttctttaacgtgtttagggtggaagctggagaagtggagcatcgtgaggttatccgtgggcttgcggtacagtgaggtgctgaggtgaccgtccttaatgaagatgcgtgtgtccaagaatgcaaccgattccggagagtagtctatggtgagtctgatggtgggatggaacttgttgatgtcatcatatagttgtttcagtgattgttcaccacgagtccaaaggaagaaaatgtcatctatgtatctagtgtatgctatacaccgatgctatacactcgatacatcgaacaaagctctcaagatttttgttccagtttcgcatcacaccacaatccacaaccgGACTCTCTCCTGCGGAATTTTTAGGTAGAAGGTTGACgtctcatctggatctgcttcacccagatctcagagcaaaagtgagcaggagacaagagaagcagaaggagggacacgaCTATCGCGCCATAGAGAGGCAGTTCAAACTgggtgatcaggtttacatcagaaactttgggagtaaCCAAAGGTGGTTACCGGGCATActtttaaaccaaagtggtccagtatcttgggtggtgagactgtaaaacggaagagttgttcgcagacaccaagaccatattcgcttgcggtgtgaccccgagtcaggaacagtttcagagtcagcaaccattactgagaacatgtcagagggtcatgctgctgtggatgttcaccaggaaatggttccagctttgccagttgactctgctgtgggagtggaagaggaatgttcatgtacagattctcaaattacctcttcacctcccattccagaaacaccattacaagatttaccagtggtattgtacaggtcgcaatgcaaccacaaagctcctgacagacttccgtattgttaaagacattactttgttgtatttctgtcctgatgggggattgaaatttaaggggaggagaagtgttacagagtgttcttccAAACCTTTCTCCCTTCTGAACACGTGCGGGCTTTGGgtggggtttcagtctgcaagtccaggctggttccaatgctcctgtttccttttgtttgccaatgatttttaaactttgttatttatttatataaagaacatcctgcttttaacaatgcatttgactaccttatttgtgactgaagctcccacaattgtaaagcaggagattagttcaatggacagcctgaattgagagacaattaaagaataaatgattcattaatacagatgtaaatttgaacacaaaagtttataacgtttagaattataaagatataaagaatgtttaaaatgctgtgggaattataaaatgttcccttctgaggcgaacagaatagaaaaaaacagataacaagacttgttagcgtggcacggtgccacagtggttagcactgctgcctcacagtacaagggacctgggttcgattcccggctttggtgactatgcggagtctgcacattctccccgtgtctgcgtgggtttcctccgggtgctccagtttcctcccacagtccgaaaaacgtgctggttaggtgcattagccatgttaaattctcaatcAGTGTAACCGATCAGTCGCCAGAGtgcggcaactaagggattttcacagtaacttcattgcagtgttaacgtaagccgattggtgacactaataaataaactttaatactttgttaaccttgactggagggaatgaatcagttcctgttcaagatgtctcaacattgaatgattgatgttaaccaattattggtcAACACCCCaaacgcgatgggccgaagggcctctttccatgctgtaaaactctatgatcacCCACGTTGGCAGCACGTTCAAGATCATCATCAGTCACAACCCCCTGTATATTCACTAACTGAAACAGTCCATTTAAAACATTCTTAGTCGAGGAATGTAGCCATATTTCTGTTagactggcagcctgcatggagatttccagctctctgtgtccaggacaggaagcagtgagcatgaatctgtcaatcagcctcaatcagcaccttcaggagaattgggagggtgaatattagatacagcagagtgagaatggagggagagtgtgtgggatggagattcacagcttttggggaatgagagaggaaagaatgttccataaaaACTAGAatagtctgttctgaatttctatcctgtgctgacagtgatgaattttgtaaattgtttttacaggatattagaagaggAATCACACCGATAAATCTTAACTATCacatctcgatctgacagagtcactcgattcctTGGATACTAAATATCCTCAGCCTCTGAatgggaaggagaaatgtttgaccgGTCTGTCCACTGCAAGATTTTAAGcagcagtgtgactggaaaaacaccgggacacaaacacacacccgagtgagagtgttccagtgcactgacagtggaaagagctttaaccagttacacagcctgaaaaaaacattgctgcattcacagtggggagagactgtacccgtgttctctgtgtggacaaggcttcaaatgATACAAGGAGACTGAAAATATGgaaaaaccgtggaaatgtgaggactgtgggaagagatacaaagcgCCCTCTctactggaagctcatcggcacagccacactggggagaggccgttcacctgctgggtgtgtgggaagggattcactgattcatccactctgcagagacaccagcaagttcacactggtgagagtgcattcacctgctgtcagtgtgggaagggatttactcagaaatcaagcctgcagacacaccagcgagttcacactggggagaggccattcacctgctctcagtgtgggaacggATTCAGTAAGTCATCCAACCTACAgaaacaccagcgtgttcacacaggagagaggccattcggctgctctgcatgtgggaaaagattcactcagttatctcacctgcgggcacaccagcgggttcacactggggagagaccgttcacctgctctcagtgggtgaatcccttcccacagttatcccacctgcagacacaccagcgagatcacactggggagaggccattcacctgccctgtgtgtgggaagggattcactcggttatccaccctgcagtcacaccagcgagttcacaccggggagaggccattcacctgctctccgtgtggaaagggattcactcagttatctaatctgcggagacaccagcgagttcactctcaagagaggccattcacctgccctgtgtgtgggaagggattcactcggttatccaccctgcaatcacaccagcgagttcacaccgaggagagaccattcacctgctctcagtgtgggaaggagttctgtgattcatccaccctgctgacacaccagcgagttcacaagtgaataTGGGCAttagattctgctgttattgtttctgctctcaattacatccgggactgcattttgttcattctcacagttggtcaatggggagggtcggagggtttctttctgctggactggccggtctcatgactttgcctccagtgagctgatgctctttgagtcttgttgcgaatacctggttttaaatttcacaaggatcacagagtgacagggtgttaggaagttcagtgaTATttcgtcagcatttctgtttgaaatcccccaaatgcccatccaatttcctttgtaattgtttattgtctccacttcctccaccctcgtaggcagcgagttccaggtcattaccattcgctgcatcaaaatattcttcctcacatccccccctacatctctgacccaaaaccttcaatctgtgtcccccctcgtccttgtcccatcagctaatgggaacagcttttctttgtccaccttatctaaacctgtcagaatcttgtccacctctatcaaatctcccctcaacctcctttgctccaaggggaacaaccccagcctgacatcgacaataaagaacaaacgaaCAGAATATGTTCATACTTGAAATCAAATGTGGAGGTcgaatttctgttttaaaaatattgcaaacatattgtcctggacaataaaggaatttgaataactcaccttgggtgtgggtgAAATGTGTTATGATCCAGGTCAGAAATCCAAGGTGTTTTACAAAATCAGCCTAGCCATAAGATTTGCACTTGAGTGAGTgtcagatgtttcactccaggtacgattcaagtgacccactaggaagcttttatcaaacaaagttaattTATGAACACAGTTAAAATTTAATTAGAAAaaatagcataacttttaccaattgcaataAAAAGCAACCATGATCTTTCTTATATCAACCAGTGCAGCTTAGTGTTCCAAATCAAATAATCCCTACAAACATACACCCCATTCTAGGTTCTGCACAGAAAGcaggtatgctcacgtgatgctggatttggcagctttttaacacctgctgtgaattcgcCCTTAAAATGTTGAATTCAAACTCTGCCTTCCCTGTCCTGGAACGTCCAAAAcctc
This sequence is a window from Mustelus asterias unplaced genomic scaffold, sMusAst1.hap1.1 HAP1_SCAFFOLD_216, whole genome shotgun sequence. Protein-coding genes within it:
- the LOC144485740 gene encoding uncharacterized protein LOC144485740, yielding MEKPWKCVDCGKRYRAPSLLAAHRRSHTGERPFTCSQCEKGFIRLSTLQTHERVHTGERPFTCSQCGKEFTQLSSLQTHQRVHTGDRLFTCSQCGKGFTCSSNLRTHQRVHTGERPFTCSQCGKGFTQLSALRRHQQVHTGERPFTCSQCEKGFTQLSSLQRHQRVHTGERPFTCSQCGKGFTQLSSLQTHQRVHTGERPFTCSQCGKGFRVSSQLLRHQQVHE